From Oncorhynchus clarkii lewisi isolate Uvic-CL-2024 chromosome 26, UVic_Ocla_1.0, whole genome shotgun sequence, the proteins below share one genomic window:
- the LOC139384332 gene encoding protein kinase C and casein kinase II substrate protein 3-like, with translation MSSNGDLRDVGSCESFWEPGHYKRTVKRIDDGHKLCNELVSCFAERAKIEKGYSQQLSDWAKKWRGVVEKGPQYGTLEKAWHAFMNAADRLSEIHMELKEHLAVEDSDKVRNWQKDAFHKQMIGGFRETKEAEEGFRKAQKPWVRKLKDVESSKKSYQQARKEEKTALTRESHAKADPTKSQEEVRKFTDRVEKCNQEAEKAKERYEKALEELNRCNPRYMEDMEQVFEITQEAEKNRLCFFKEVLLDIHKHLDLSSKDGFKVLYRDLGQTITAANDSEDLRWWRNTHGPGMSMNWPQFEEWSPESNRSISNQKARNSRAEDVVTLTNIVPSSEEAPQTPQETTRGVKDYSSDWSDEDIPKKVIAANGLEKEEEKVEGVRVRALYDYTGQEADELSFKAGEELMKMGEEDEQGWCKGQLANGDVGLYPANYVQVITS, from the exons ATGTCTTCCAATGGAGACCTGCGAGACGTCGGGAGCTGCGAAAGCTTCTGGGAG CCGGGGCACTACAAGAGGACGGTGAAGCGTATCGACGATGGACACAAGCTGTGCAACGAGCTCGTCAGCTGCTTCGCGGAGAGGGCCAAGATTGAGAAGGGCTATTCCCAGCAGTTGAGTGACTGGGCCAAGAAGTGGAGGGGCGTGGTGGAGAAAG GGCCTCAGTATGGCACCCTGGAGAAGGCGTGGCATGCCTTCATGAATGCTGCTGATAGGCTGAGTGAGATCCACATGGAGCTGAAGGAGCACCTGGCTGTGGAGGACAGCGACAAGGTCCGTAACTGGCAGAAAGATGCCTTCCACAAGCAGATGATCGGAGGGTTCCGGGAGACAAAGGAGGCAGAGGAAGGTTTCCGCAAGGCACAAAAACCCTGGGTTCGGAAACTGAAAGAC GTGGAGTCGTCTAAGAAGAGTTACCAGCAGGCCCGTAAAGAGGAGAAGACTGCTTTGACTCGCGAGTCCCATGCCAAGGCGGACCCCACCAAGTCGCAGGAAGAGGTCCGCAAATTTACAGATCGTGTTGAGAAATGCAACCAGGAAGCAGAGAAG GCGAAGGAGCGCTACGAAAAGGCTTTGGAGGAGCTGAACCGCTGCAACCCGCGCTACATGGAGGACATGGAGCAGGTGTTTGAGATCACCCAGGAGGCTGAGAAGAACAGGCTGTGCTTCTTCAAGGAGGTCCTGCTGGACATTCACAAACATTTGGACCTCTCCAGCAAGGATGG ATTCAAGGTCCTGTACCGTGACCTGGGCCAGACCATCACTGCAGCCAATGACAGCGAAGATCTGAGGTGGTGGAGAAACACCCATGGACCTGGCATGAGCATGAACTGGCCACAGTTTGAG GAATGGTCCCCTGAGTCAAACCGCTCCATCTCCAACCAGAAGGCGAGGAACAGCCGGGCGGAGGACGTGGTCACCCTGACCAACATTGTCCCTTCAAGCGAGGAGGCACCCCAGACCCCTCAGGAGACCACCAG AGGGGTGAAAGACTACTCATCAGACTGGTCTGACGAAGACATCCCCAAAAAGGTCATCGCCGCTAATGGGttagagaaggaagaggagaaggtaGAAGGTGTACGAGTTAGAGCGTTGTATGATTACACTGGGCAGGAGGCGGATGAGCTGAGCTTTAAAGCAG GTGAAGAGCTAATGAAGATGGGCGAGGAGGACGAGCAGGGCTGGTGCAAAGGGCAGCTGGCCAACGGAGATGTGGGCCTTTACCCTGCTAACTACGTCCAGGTCATCACATCCTGA